The genomic interval tggTAACTGGATGGCTGAAATGGACAGAAATTTGAGGGAATTGTTTTCCCTCTACCTCTCACGTTATAATTTAATGGTTACGAGTTGAAGATTACCCACAGCCAGTAAAGGGGAACGGTCCTCAGTTCAGACGTTTGAATtttcaataaaacaaatttaCGCCATGTCATTTATAGTGAAGCATTTCTTTTAGCTCAAGTTCCaaactggctttttttttttgtaaaatgctttATAGAGAGTATATCCAGCCCTTCAGCTCTTATGTAACAGAAAATAAACTAATCTTCCCATCATAGGAAAACAGACCCTCGATGACTGAAGTGCTGACAGGGAAGGAGGTTTTGATTGATTCAGTTAGTTCTGTTAGTTCCTTCTGTTTCTGTCTTGCACTGTCCTTCTGTAGAATTTACAGTCATTTATGGACCATGACTCAAAGCAGGATCAGTGTCCTCAGCTAGAGGAGcattttattgtaattgtatTTTGTGGCAGGAAATGATTGGGAATTGAAATGTGCAGAAGCTTTTTATATTGTTAACCCCTCGGTTGTATTATATCAGCTGGGACCATTTCCGTGCTGCGATTAATAAACTTTTTCACTCAAAGAGGTTGGTTCTTTAACTGATTTAGTTTTGTCTCTGGAAacccttttatttaattttatttatttattttttttttaaactcattcGATGAATGATTCTGGGTTCATTGAGTGCAgacgttaaaaaaaaatctggaagCTGGATTTTGCCCAAATCAAAGATGAACTCGAAGTGTCTGTAAAGCCAAAGAGAGTTTATTTAAACAGCATAAACACAGCAGATTTGCCATCAGGAATATGTGATTtggttaaaaaacaaacaaacactggaagATTACTGATAAACAATgtactatttatttatagtaTTATTATTCAAGTTATTTGGATTATAGTGTTACTGCGTCTTTGAGAAATGCCCCCCTTTAGACTGCAGATCCAGCACATCAGTCAAGCTACGATTCTCACATCACCCAACTGGTTGCTGAAGGAGTAGTCACGTGATAGTGATATTTACATCATGGAAGGCTAATCTGTGTCGAGGTGTCTGTTCCAGGACCTCAGGATCACTGTGGAAATGTCCTTGTGAACACTGATTACTGCCATATGTTGTGTGAGTACAGATACCTGTGAACTGATATATTAGAGGACTTAGATTTGGCTTGTTTAGATACTTGTATACTAAaagtatttgtttaaaaaaagaaaaaaaagccctttttcaCCCGTTGATCAGCGTCTTTTCCAGCACGTTGCATAACTAAATCACAGATAAACTCCTCAGCTTCATATCTTGCACACTAGTATCTTTTAAGTTAACATTCACTAGGATTTCAGATTGGGGGAACAGTCTGGCCTCAAAATCATGTAGGAGTAATATCGGGTCTTTATTAAGCCACTCGCTGAACCACAGTCACGTGTTTGTATTGGATAGGCCTCAGAAGTGAGAGGAATGCAGAGTCTCTAATGatattaatttaaacaaatcaaggaaaaaaaaaaaacaccatagCCTTATATACAAGTGGATGGGGTTGGGCATGTGCAATAGGTGCATGGGAAGTAAGGGGGTGGTAGTAATGGGGCTGTCGGTGGCATTAGTACATGTAGCCTTTGGAGTAGGGCTGAGGGCCCAGGTTGGTGGCAGCTGGTTCGGAGGGGTAAGACACGCCCTCATCCAGGTGGGACAGCGGCACTGTGTCCTCCTCGTTCACGTAGCGCTCGAACTCGGCCTTCAGGCTGGGCCGCTGATTGTCTGGGAAGGCCAGCGAGATCAGTGCCTCTGGCTCACACACAAATTTGTAAACGTAGCGCTCGCCTGCCACCTGAACACACAAAGAGAGTGTAATCAGTTACAGTGGTAATAGGGGCACATATTAAACTtacaaatgtataattgtacAAAACCAGTAATCAAAAAAGGAGAGGAAATCCTGGAGGAGGAGCCCTGAAGCGTCAGGCCTTATTTCCCATATTTAAAAGGCTTCACTTTTCATAGAAGCCTCATAATTCAATGGTTGAGACTTAATGTAGACTGATGTGAAGTGATGCACTATACTCATCATTACTGACAGTTCTTCACTAAGAGACTGAAATGTCACCaaagaaatgcatttttgtACTGTCTAATAACCAAAAAaatggtgctacaaaaggttctttgagtgatgccatggAATAACCATTTTTGTtccataaaaaacatttttgctgataagataaatgggtaaaaaacctTAAGAGCGAGTGATGGATTCTTAAACCTTTAAAACATTCTTCACTCTCACGTCTCTTTAATAAACATGGCTCCTTATGGAATCCAGAGTGCTTCTTCTTCAGCATTACTCAAGGAACGCTTTTAGtgcctttattttaaagaatgtaCTGTCCAACAACCATCTAATATTTTGaagttttaaaaatctaaaaatctCATCATATAAAAATGTCTGAGGCACAAAATGAAGGCTTCAGATGTCTGCTTACTGTCACCATGTATGTGAACAACACTGCCTCAAAGTCTCTCTTGAACTATACCTTTCATGTAATGCTCACttcaacatttaataataatctaaatTCAGCAAGCCTTTGGGATCCCAGGCCTGAAGGTTTCCATCTAAACAAAAAATTGACCAGAATTCACAGCTCCACAACTTAAACATTCCATTTTTGTAAACTATaccatttagtttttttttttgttaaatatgagAAATAAATCTTAAAGGTGTTGAAACCGGAGTGTTAGTATAAGCCCTTGGTCTCTTATTAATTTACTCTGTACAACTGCAGTAGCCTACATTTGAGTTGTTTGGGGCGTGATATTACCTTTTGCATAATTCCCTTCTCGTAATAGTAGCGCAGTGAGCGGCTCAGTTTGTCATAATTCATGGCTGGACGGTTCTTCTGCATCCCCCAAAGCCTAGCCACCTATAAGAAGGAGAAGCAGGGAGAGATGAGAATCAAATTGAATGTATTGAATGTGTACACCTGTCGCCTTAATTTCTCTTAACTTCTCTTATCagctttcagtttttcagagaAAGTTAGGGCTTAGTAgatgtttgcatttttttgcTTACAAATTACaagaccataaaagaaaaaaaactactCCACCTTTCAGATGTCCAACTTTGATGATCTAGTTCTAGTATTCTAGTTGTTTTGTGTCtaatatactgtgaaaaattaTTAAGTGGTATTTAATAGCCATTTGAACAGAAATAAAGCCAATGGAGAGTGGGCTCTGTCATTTGCAAAGTACTGTACACATTTGGTTCTCTCTTAAAATGACCACGAAGCCCATGCTGACATAACTGATTAAATACATAAAGAGCGTACCCAGGACCATCAGAGCATTTCCCTGCTGAAAGTATGCACTCTAGATGACTTTTCAATGAAATCAGCATGCACTCATATGTGCAGTGATTTTAGACCTTCACTAGGGGGCGTCACTTTGTTAGCTCCTTTTAATTTCAGCTGGATGAAAAGAGAATTCTGTGCGCTAACATGGTTCCTCTTTATGGAGCCCaaattgtttgtttggttgtcttttttttttttttttttacagtttttctgttataaataaggtaaCAAAGTTTTGGGTGCTGCATCTAGAGTTAGCAAAGCTTCTCCATTATGCTTTGCTGCAATATTGCATTACAATCTCAGTTAAGCATCTGCTAATGAACACTTTGTACATCATTAAAAAGTTACTCTAAAGTTTTAATTGTTATCTGTCAACAAAGGCTACACTTCAGGCCGGATTATAGGGCTGTGTATAGCTGTCCCCAGAGGTACTGCCTTTGTTTGATCTGTCAGAGCGCTATCAGGTCTAATTGCCATAGTAAAACTCTGGTGGTAATGAAAGATTAATGCAGTACAGTGGAGCAGGCCTGATGGAGGCATCTCTGCATGACGGGTTGCTGACTCATGCTATTTAGCCGTCTACTGACCACAGACAATGGGAAGTTAACATTCGTGCCTCGACCACAGCAGCTCGCTTTGACTTGGAGTAGAGGGTTGTAATATTTAGTAATGGAGCCGTACTCCATTTTGTTTCACTCTGCTGTTAAGTGGAGTAAATAATGCATAGATGCTAATGGAGGCAGTCTTTGTGTAGGTGGGAAGAATCTGAGAAAGAGTGTGCTGATCACACAAGACTTAGCTCAGTTCTTCGTGTACTCAAGAGTTTAATGTTCCTCTAAATACATGTGTAACTGATATTTTCTCATATTTGAAGCCTTTTCATATGTAATAATTCAGTGGGATTTAATGAATTCTTTTAACACTCAACATTTCTGATTAAATGCTTCCATAATGTTTGAGCAACTATCATTttctaacattaaaattatgtgcattgAATCCAAGGTGCTTCATAGATGCTCACCTCTTCTGGTTCAATGAGTTTGAACTCCATGCCACGGCCCGTCCAGGCAATGAAGTGTGCATTGCCAGGATCATCCAGGAGAGCCACCAGAAACTGCCAGAGCTGCAGTGAACCACGCCGTTGATAGGGAGCGCCATCACGAAACACGTTACCGCCTTCCTGCTTCACTTCACCTAAACAGAAGAGAAAGCCATCAGTTAATCTGAAGTGTACTGAGCAATCTACAGTCAGGTGTGAGTCCTGTAGAAAATTACATGTCCATATTCCCagttttaacagtttttttctgtAAGAACACTAGGTAGAAAATGCTTAACCTgttgacacattcacaccaatcagtcataaaattaagGCCACCTCCTTTGTCCATTTTAACAACTTCTCTTACCACATAGATGcactttgtttttctaaatTTATAGACTATTCCATGTGTTGCTCAGCAAATATTGTTTGCcctctttcacactgttcttcaatggtcaagaccagTACTTAGCTggttaattaatcaattaatgggtggtggatctttctcagtgctgcagtgacactgacgtggtggtggggtcttagcgtgttgtacaagtggatcagacacagctgtgctgcttttagtttttaaactagtcaatgtcactgctggactgagaatagttcaccaaccCAAAAAACTCAGGCATCAGCATCACGTGGGTAGCATTCAGTGACCACAGATTACACAAGGactacacaaacaacacaaacttTGCATCAACAGCAATTGTCTCTGACTTGCACCATTAAGGTAGGTGTGTTGAATATAGTGGACAGTGTGGGGACACCATGTTTTAAAACTGTCTGACTGACTCATactagtgcaacacacactaatgtacCACCACAACAGTAGTATCACTTCAGTGCTGAGGCTTATCCAACTCCCATAATAATAATCTGTGGGGGACCTGACAATTAAAGAACAGTACGAAAGGGGGCTAAAATGTACAAAGAGCAACAAATGAAGTACAgtcagtaattgtagaacatGAAAGTGCATCTCCATGGCAACTGGAGCTGAAAAATTGGGCAGTAATTTTAGAAATAATAATATGGCTTTATTTTTTGGCCTGatcagtgaatatatatataggcaAGATACAAAATATACTGATATAATAAAAGTGCAATAATGCTCTCACAAGCATATTGCATTGATCAGTTTTACACAATCCTATATGTAGGAGAGGTGATTGTAGTCGACAAGCCTAAAATACTCAACACTTGTAGTTATCATTAAGCAGACGGCATAGTTCTGTGTCTAATGTCTGTGCCTTGGACTTTTCCCATGACGTATCTGTATCAGACTGGTATTAACAACTCTGTGCTTTACCAAATGAGACTGTGGGAACTTATCAGGATAACTGACACCTCAAAAAAGTGCTTCCTCCAGTTCAGCCGGTTGAAATGATCTGCAACTATTCCAGCTACCTCATCAATCATCCAAACCATGGGAACTAGCAGCTCTGCTTCTCTGCCACGTCAGAGGAGCCTGGACCATTGTCACGCTTCAGAAACTGTAGCCTCAACCTGAAATATCTTATGTAAAAATATCCAGACTGCTCAGATGCCTCAGACAATGGATGATTGATGCCTGAGACAGGTATTGGCATGTTGTGCATTTAATCCTGTGTTAGTTTGTTATTGTGATTTGGTCTCAAACTGTGAGCTGCAAGTTGCGTTTCACTTTCCATAGTGTTTGCTGTATGGTTTGCATTGCTATTCATGATAACACAAATCTCAGTGACCTAGTTTGAGATTAGTACACAACAGTACAGTACTCTGAAGTTAATACTCACCTTCAAATTTCTCAGGTACAACGCGGGAATCGTTTTCAAAGACGTAACCTAGAAACAGAACAAGGTCAGCTCCCATGGTAGGCTTTAAGTAAAGTTTTCAGTGAGAAAAACTAATCAAACAGAGCATGTTGATATATTAATGACAGTCATTTTTAGAAACACACCTTTACTGTCTGCAAGATAATAACATAATCGTACAGTTTCATAACTTTTCTACTACtggtgattttgtttttttaatgatggAAAAAAAGTGGAGCAATTACAACAATTATCATTAGCATACAGGACACTAGACTCTCAGTGAAGGAAGTGACTCTAAGTTTCTGTAATTAATCCCTCATTACGAAGCTGAGTCCAGCTTGTGACTGAAATGACCCAAAATGGTGCGACAAACAGAGTGAGCGAAGAGGTGGGTTATTTTTCTTCCCTCCAGGAAAAATACTGGCCTTTTCCAGTAGTAATATTTACCCTGGAATTCTTCAGGCAGCAGAGAGACGAGTGCTGGTGCCAGTGGAAACACAGGCCCGCTGGCTTGGTTAGCCAATGACCGCACAGTGCTGGCCAGGCCGAGCAGGCCGTGATtgatgtgtgtgaggtgtgcaCCTCTTGTCATTTTATTTCTACCTACAGTAGATGCTGACTACAGTTAAGAAAAAATAGTTTGAAGGCGATTGTATTCTAATGTAACGTAaagccattttcatttattgttagaTGATTACACAATGTAAACTACATTTTATGTAAACTGCTACTAgtactttaaaaatatgtaaataaatataaatggatAGTTTTTAATGTCAGTGATAAAACACAGCTAAAATACATTGCGTTTCCATTGTTAACTATACCTTCATTGTTGTGCTGAGGGTTGGGATAGccctcactgtggtggtacatgGAGGTGCAACCAGGAACATCTGTAGGATAAATCACAAAACATGCCTGTAAACAATAATCCCTCTTGTGTTTGACTGTGATCCCCAAATATATCTGAAAATTTGTGCTATTCCAAGGCTAACTTCATTTTTGGCAAATAAATCTTTCAAAAAAATTTGTTTCAGATTGTTATCAGTTTGAATAATGatttttcaaatgtaaaatatgaaagTTGTGTTAGTTGTAGGCTTGTCTAGAGTGATATTACAAAGCCATGACCAACAGAAGCACAGTGACATATTGCAATGGCGCTTGCTTTCATTCCAAGCTTCAAACAAACCTATACAATCTCCAAACAATCCAACTCTCGctgctctctgtctgtgtgaatGAACCTACACCAGGAAGATTGTAAGATGGAGGACTGGTTTTGGGACTTGCTTCTGTGCAGTGACTCACGCCTGGGGAATGCGGTGGCATGGACGTAGATAAGTCGCCACAGGGGAAAGAGTTTTCAGTTTGGAGGCAGTGAGCCACGTCTTTCACGCAGTTGGGAGCCATGCTACTGCTCACTGTGACATCTGAATGTAACCACGACAGAGGCGAAAGCCCGTGACATTGTGCATGAAATCTGTTGCACTTTCAAATTGAATGGATGCTATCTTAAGCAGACAGAGCACTTAAAACATGAACGACAGCTTCCTTATTTGTCCCAGGCTAAGGGtgctgcaattttttttttttttgagagtgtaCTGGTATTTAAATGCAGggacatgtaaataaaaattatttttatgataCCTGCTaaccacacaaaaataaatctatgaaataaacaccagcattatttaaaatgaacaacAATTGATTCTATGGTGTCAAAAGAGGACAGCGGAAAATGCTTAAAGCTTCTTTTAAAGCATGAGCAGACTGAAAAATCACTGTGAGGACTGGGTGATTAACTGCAGTGCTATTaaggtgtttgttttgcttgaaaCGCACAGTCTCCTAAATACTGGACATATTCTGctgtattaaaaaagaaaatcaaaacaaTCAGCAGAGTCCAAACATTGTTAAGAATTTCAGAATGTATTTAAAGTGAATTGATCTATGTCCAtccagcactgctttgtctttAACAAAGTATTCTCTCATTAATTTTTAAGTACTAGAACCAATATGACTAAAGGAACCAGTTTTAAAATGGAACAGGAGGAAAAGTAATGGCATTATGTATCGACAAATTTTAATGTAGTTAATGAATTCAGTTACGTAGTGCCCTTGAAAAGTCTTTCTCTGCTGTTCCTGAGCAGTCGTACACTCATGACTGTGTGGAGCAGCTGGCTATGACAGGGGTTAAGTATCTACTGATAAACAGTCACACATAACAGAGTTCCACCTCAGATAGCGCAGCATATCTAAACAGAAACTTCCTATTTTTCGGACAGATTTCATCACGTACATGTCTGAACTTCTCTCACTGTAATCAGGATTCCTCAGAGCTATCAAtatcagtaaaaaaaacacatgaaacacAGAGCCAGCTAAGCTAGGTTTCAGTGGCTGAATGGCTTTGTCTATAGGAGAGTAGGGCTGTGCTGAAGAACAATGGGAACTAAACCGCTGCTGCTTGAAATCTTTCACATTGTGCAGATGAGCCACATTCACTCAGGGTCATGTTACTCTATATCTCCTATCAGTCAAACCATGGTACAGTAAGAGCCTGTGCTGTACTCTAGAAACTATGGCTGGGCCCTTCTTACCCCTCCACCTCTTCAGTTCTTGAGCTACCCCACTCCACCCTGTCCCTCCACCTCCCCTCCCCTCAAACTCAGAAACTCAGCCCCCCCCTCCTCTCAGGTTACCACCGCTACGCTCATTTTTCCATTATGAGTTCATCTGCCTTGCAGAAAAAGGAAGCCGCTGCTGCAACCCAACACCCACCAGCGCTCCGCCGGGGATTCTAGTCTTTCCAGTGCCCTCCATTTTCTCAATGAAATTCCTCTGCCTCCCTGCCTTTCACACAGCCGCACAAGGGGagtggacgagagagagagagagagagagagagagagagactcagaagTACAGTCTGAGCTGAGACCTTTACAAAGTGTCAGAGGTGTGGGAGGAAGGAATAACAACTCTACAAAGCAAGAGGAGGGGGTAAGAGATAGATCAGAtgtagcaagagagagagaaagaaagaaaataagaagagagagaaagagaatgagaggggaaagagagtaagataaaaagaaagtgggaaataaaaaaatgaaaaagatgagagaaaaaagaagaaagaaattcTTTGGAAACTGTTGTGGCCTTGAATTCACTGTTTACAGTAGTGCTCTCAAACACAGCTTTTGATCTTCGAGAAGCAGAGAAGAGAGGCAGGATCATTTTAATGGACTTCAGTGCGGTCAGATTACTGTATGAGTAATACTCTCTTAAGCCTTCCTCATCTCTGCACTTTTCTTCCAGTAAAGCCTTGTGTAAGTTACATGACCATAGAAAGGCTCTGAAATTGGTCGtcatattataattattgtacATGGCATAGtctgaaacatttaaattagattaaaatgtattttagatgatttgttcattatttaaatGTCGTCTTTGTTGAATTTGAAACAAATTAaattgatgatttttttttttttcatgatttaACAAATCACTCACCAGGCTCATAGGTGTAGTCAGTGGGCTCCTGCTTGACCATAATGTGGGCGGGAGGGAACCTCTGAGGATGGTGCCCGGCCATGTGAGCTGCCCGCTCATACAGAGGGTCCATAAACTCTTGTTTGAAGCTCTGCTGCAGGTAGGGCATACAGGGGTCAGAGTGCTGCCGATGATAACCGCCACCTCCGCCCGCAggcccccctccccctccagcTGGAGCAGGATGCATACGATGCAGGGTCTGACCCGGGGGTCCGAATGGGGGACCCATTTCTGCTGACCCCGAGGGAAACCTGGAACTAAAAGGGGTAAATGGCAAAATTAGAAGATATGGAAAAACAATTCTCTGGGTGGTCGGAGGGTTGCAAGTCACAGCAATTGGGTGATATGCCAGAcactatgagagagagagagagagagagagagagagagagagaggaatggtgtgtgtgttggaggaggggggggggtggtcagcacaacacaaacaagatCCAGACTGTACATTCAGAAAAGTTTTCTGCGGTGTGGACactaaattctctctctctctctctctctctctctctctcaatcaatTCTAAGTCtgagaaataataaaattattttaaatcattaataaattGTATACGTAATACTGTCCAGGACAAATGTAACGTAGtcatatgcaaaagtttgggcacccctgtCAAATGACATTTTGATGATTTTCAGTACATCCTCTAGTAAAAACCCACATGGATATATGTTAATGTTTAATGACTTTTTACTTATGAAATGTAGTACTAGggaaacaataaaatgtaaaatgttgatGTTTTTCAAGAATGTTCACAGTAGCACTTAAGTAGAAATTACTACATTTGAAGGAATATGTCATATTTAAATTTCTCGTAGGAGATGCGCTCCTTTCTttttactaaaataaatgaTTGCACATGATTGCATAGGATCCTACATGGTGAAGCAAACCTTGAATGAGAGTCAGCCCAGAAagctttttctgttcttttagtTCTCGTTTTTAAGTTCTCATATAAGGGAGAACTTTATGATTCTCTCTTTCATGAGAATATCACTGACTGCTTGTGAATCATGCATGTGACGTAAATGATTTCGAAAATGTACGCATGCAAATATCAGAAATGAAAGAACTCTGTATTGAGCAACAAAGTTTGTAATAGTAAGATAAGCTATAGTGGTGTTCGGTGACATGAATAGATTGTGTAGGAGAGTTACCTGTGGTTAATGGGGTAACTGTGGCTGTGGCTGGGGTGAGACTGGCTGGCAGAGGGAGGGTTCATGTAGCCAGTTTCAGGACGAGTGCCCACCGGGGGTTTGGGGGAGTAATGTTGCATGGGTGACATAGGCGTCCCAGGGCAGGAACTCTTGGATCCTGCTGCAGATGTAGCTGTTGCTGTGGCTGCTGCTGTCGCTGTTGCTCGTTTCTGTTCATAGGCACTGTAGGACACAAATcaaatgtgtgtttatacaaatatataacaaatgtATATGTATCAAAtgtataacattatgaccacctccataTTTCTacgctcactgtccattctcattCCTAAGTCACAGACAGCAGgtgatctgttgctgcacaatttgcATTGGTCGACCTCTAGACCTTCTTCggcaggacactgttggctagATATTTCTGTTTGGTGAACTATTCGCAGtacaacagtgacactgagggctttaaaaattccggcagcactgctgtgtctgatccattaaaaccaacacaccaccacatcagtgtcactgcagcactgagaatgttcaaccacccaaatcatactctctgatggtcctgtgggggtgctgaccattgaagaacagaagaATGTGCTAatttggagatacatgcttttcatcagacaatattaaaaaaaacttgtaATTGTACTTAAACATATTGTGATGTCATATAATGTTTACAGAGGCATTACTAATGCTTCAGCAAAttatgtcattttaatgtcAGGAAATAATAATTTGGTTAAATGGTATGTTTCATGGCCATGATTATAATCTCAGTGAAAAGTGTGACAGTAAGCCCACTGAAAGCAGTTAGGGCCTGTGTGACTGTGaactcagtgtctctgtgtgctgACCTGGCATAAAGGCACTGCTCTCCACTGGGGTAGTTGAAGCTCTGCTTGTGGCTACATGACTGGCTGGGGTCTGATCCCGGGCTCTGCGGCTCTTTCTTAATCTTCACCGGCGGGCTGTGGAATGCCACTGCTGCGATAGAGACAAACAGGTTCATTAATACAACCACATTCCTGCTCACTCTATTCAGGCTTCAAGCAAGAGCACAGGGGCAAATACTTTTGTCTGCACTAAAAATACCAAAGCAGTTCAATGACTGCCCAACCAAAACAAGACTGAGGAgctaagacacacacatacaaacggTCAAACTCCTCTTAAAGAGttaccatcactcacacacacacacaggcatgcaGACATTCAAAACAGCACTGACACACCTCTCGCTGATTGATTGATTCGTTTTGACTCTCCTACCACAGACACAACAAAACCATTAACGTCCCAAACTCTCAACAGGTTAAATAGACGTAAACATCCACTGTCGTCACAGAACTctgctgaaacacacaacactactGTCATGCTTTTGTTAACAGTCGTGGTTCCGCTGTGAAAGTATGCCATTGAGTTTTCTTTCATACAGTTATTTTTCACGGTTGCACTCACTTATTGCATGATTAACTCACTGAAACCAAAGAAAAGCTAACTCCAATGAGGAGACACTTTGTGCTTTCATTAAACAATGGTTTGCCAAAAAAATGATGTTGACAATTTCCTATTAGATCAGATGTTGCTGACTGGCTACACATGGTGTCCAGGATATGCTTGTATATCAGATTAgtcttaaaaaaaactttataaaaTTAACAAATGTACATGACAAAGCTACAGAAATATCATAGATTAAATTTCCTTTTTTATATACACCAGTCAATCATACTGTCAGACAAAGTGGTGAAATATTGACCAGGCCACTAGACAATGATTCATCCCTGGTCAGTAACTAAGGATGAATGATTAGATTTTAGAATGATTAGTAACAAAATCTATCCTATACTaattaaaagttttaaaagGGGAGACAGTACATTCAGTCTTCTTTTGGTGTTCTtgcctaaataaataaataaataataataataataataactggcagccattttcattttcttctcaGCTACAGTGTCTTCATTTCTCCAAGCTACAGAGGAAATAACCAAACATGTTTCGTCTCATTGGATACACTGATGGGTCACTgtaaattccttttttttttttggccgaACCATGGCTTTGGGAGTTCAGCTTGTGTTCAGAGGGAGGGAAGTTTTAGTGGAGTTGTAGTGGAGTAGCTGAGGAGCCACCCAGCGCGTTTGGGCCTGGGTCTGCACTACAGTGCTGCTGTTTATTATTGGAGAGGAGCAGCCCGGCGCACAGACTGTATGGTACAGGATGTTTTTCTGGGCCGCTGAGGGTAAACAGCAGCAGCTGTGCTCCTCCAGCTGAGCTCCAGCCCTGTGTTTATGGCTGTTTATGTGTTGATTGTCGTGGGCGCAGACCTGACTGAACAGGCACAGGC from Hoplias malabaricus isolate fHopMal1 chromosome 3, fHopMal1.hap1, whole genome shotgun sequence carries:
- the etv4 gene encoding ETS translocation variant 4 isoform X3 gives rise to the protein MRSQGNGPLNRLLMAAKRKYMDTELPPQESEDLFQDLSQLQETWLTEAQVPDSDEQFVPDFHSENSVAFHSPPVKIKKEPQSPGSDPSQSCSHKQSFNYPSGEQCLYASAYEQKRATATAAATATATSAAGSKSSCPGTPMSPMQHYSPKPPVGTRPETGYMNPPSASQSHPSHSHSYPINHSSRFPSGSAEMGPPFGPPGQTLHRMHPAPAGGGGGPAGGGGGYHRQHSDPCMPYLQQSFKQEFMDPLYERAAHMAGHHPQRFPPAHIMVKQEPTDYTYEPDVPGCTSMYHHSEGYPNPQHNNEGYVFENDSRVVPEKFEGEVKQEGGNVFRDGAPYQRRGSLQLWQFLVALLDDPGNAHFIAWTGRGMEFKLIEPEEVARLWGMQKNRPAMNYDKLSRSLRYYYEKGIMQKVAGERYVYKFVCEPEALISLAFPDNQRPSLKAEFERYVNEEDTVPLSHLDEGVSYPSEPAATNLGPQPYSKGYMY
- the etv4 gene encoding ETS translocation variant 4 isoform X2 → MDYKMDGYLDQQVPYTLANRSQGNGPLNRLLMAAKRKYMDTELPPQESEDLFQDLSQLQETWLTEAQVPDSDEQFVPDFHSENLAFHSPPVKIKKEPQSPGSDPSQSCSHKQSFNYPSGEQCLYASAYEQKRATATAAATATATSAAGSKSSCPGTPMSPMQHYSPKPPVGTRPETGYMNPPSASQSHPSHSHSYPINHSSRFPSGSAEMGPPFGPPGQTLHRMHPAPAGGGGGPAGGGGGYHRQHSDPCMPYLQQSFKQEFMDPLYERAAHMAGHHPQRFPPAHIMVKQEPTDYTYEPDVPGCTSMYHHSEGYPNPQHNNEGYVFENDSRVVPEKFEGEVKQEGGNVFRDGAPYQRRGSLQLWQFLVALLDDPGNAHFIAWTGRGMEFKLIEPEEVARLWGMQKNRPAMNYDKLSRSLRYYYEKGIMQKVAGERYVYKFVCEPEALISLAFPDNQRPSLKAEFERYVNEEDTVPLSHLDEGVSYPSEPAATNLGPQPYSKGYMY
- the etv4 gene encoding ETS translocation variant 4 isoform X1, producing the protein MDYKMDGYLDQQVPYTLANRSQGNGPLNRLLMAAKRKYMDTELPPQESEDLFQDLSQLQETWLTEAQVPDSDEQFVPDFHSENSVAFHSPPVKIKKEPQSPGSDPSQSCSHKQSFNYPSGEQCLYASAYEQKRATATAAATATATSAAGSKSSCPGTPMSPMQHYSPKPPVGTRPETGYMNPPSASQSHPSHSHSYPINHSSRFPSGSAEMGPPFGPPGQTLHRMHPAPAGGGGGPAGGGGGYHRQHSDPCMPYLQQSFKQEFMDPLYERAAHMAGHHPQRFPPAHIMVKQEPTDYTYEPDVPGCTSMYHHSEGYPNPQHNNEGYVFENDSRVVPEKFEGEVKQEGGNVFRDGAPYQRRGSLQLWQFLVALLDDPGNAHFIAWTGRGMEFKLIEPEEVARLWGMQKNRPAMNYDKLSRSLRYYYEKGIMQKVAGERYVYKFVCEPEALISLAFPDNQRPSLKAEFERYVNEEDTVPLSHLDEGVSYPSEPAATNLGPQPYSKGYMY